In Leptospira harrisiae, a genomic segment contains:
- a CDS encoding MutS-related protein, producing MQILYAKKTQNFLQEEIYRLTGEFKKIKTREVWEYPESVRNHPLSIDLDLCTKQGFLGIYDTTITEVGFQTYLKRFLQEPIEDTSLHFQTLEIQNILKKNSYFAYHLLRKFLVPDTETNEKFPLTSIKTEGSFWKKRRFLKVFFPIWGVISPIYIVLGLLFDLPLIPLLLLTNGILFVTYRNDSLKQWKEIKALASGASRFQKTFIFLAKNRKTTKQMIGQISSLGDSSELLISPLPHLILNLTCLWDLWKIKSLENWKRKFGNLWNELQIQILKTDSLLPLVNFGFLFPEASFANVSAVGNLRAKSLVHPLLPKSNRVFNPLTKMEPGDLMIVTGSNMSGKTTYLRSIAMSLLLAGSGAPVLGTEFEFPNFQIHTLIRSQDSMEDGVSFFYSEVRRLSSIIHTADDSKKIPVLFLDEILKGTNSKERFIATREILSVLREKRAIVFLTTHDLKLAEVPWAKRFHFTELEVGGQMDFDYTIRDGVSGSTNALKILKKEGIPIRNEEE from the coding sequence ATCCAAATTTTATACGCGAAAAAAACACAAAACTTCCTACAGGAAGAGATTTATAGACTAACGGGTGAATTCAAAAAAATCAAAACCAGAGAAGTTTGGGAATATCCGGAAAGTGTGCGTAACCATCCTCTTTCCATTGATTTGGATCTTTGCACCAAACAAGGGTTTTTGGGGATTTATGATACCACCATAACAGAAGTGGGATTTCAGACTTATCTGAAACGTTTTTTACAAGAACCTATCGAAGATACAAGTCTTCATTTCCAAACATTAGAAATTCAAAACATCCTGAAAAAAAATTCTTATTTTGCATACCATCTCCTTCGTAAGTTTTTGGTGCCTGATACGGAAACCAATGAAAAGTTTCCCTTAACTTCTATTAAAACAGAAGGTTCCTTTTGGAAAAAAAGACGGTTTTTAAAGGTTTTTTTCCCAATTTGGGGAGTGATCTCTCCTATTTATATAGTTTTGGGTTTGTTATTTGACTTACCTCTAATCCCTCTCCTACTTCTTACCAATGGAATTTTGTTTGTTACCTACAGAAATGATTCCTTAAAACAATGGAAAGAAATTAAAGCACTTGCTTCTGGGGCTTCGAGGTTTCAAAAAACATTTATTTTTTTGGCAAAAAACAGAAAGACAACCAAACAAATGATAGGTCAAATATCCTCTCTAGGAGATTCTTCTGAATTACTTATTTCGCCTCTCCCTCATCTGATTTTGAATCTAACTTGTTTGTGGGATCTATGGAAAATCAAATCCCTGGAAAATTGGAAACGGAAATTTGGAAATCTTTGGAATGAACTTCAAATTCAAATTTTAAAAACAGATTCCCTCCTCCCTCTTGTGAATTTTGGGTTTTTATTTCCTGAAGCTAGTTTTGCCAATGTTTCTGCCGTTGGAAACTTACGTGCCAAAAGTTTGGTGCATCCCCTACTTCCAAAATCTAATCGAGTGTTCAATCCACTTACGAAAATGGAACCTGGAGATTTAATGATTGTTACTGGGTCCAATATGAGTGGAAAAACAACATATCTTAGATCTATCGCCATGTCATTGTTACTTGCCGGTTCTGGTGCTCCAGTCTTAGGTACAGAATTTGAATTTCCAAACTTCCAGATTCATACTCTGATCAGATCACAAGATTCGATGGAAGATGGAGTTTCATTTTTTTATAGTGAGGTGAGAAGGTTATCATCCATTATCCATACAGCTGATGATTCTAAAAAAATACCTGTTTTGTTTTTGGATGAAATTTTGAAAGGAACCAACTCGAAAGAACGTTTTATTGCGACACGAGAGATTCTTTCTGTTTTACGAGAAAAAAGAGCCATTGTTTTTCTAACCACTCATGATTTAAAATTAGCCGAAGTCCCTTGGGCCAAACGATTCCATTTTACTGAACTAGAAGTAGGTGGACAAATGGATTTTGATTACACAATCCGAGACGGGGTTTCCGGTTCTACGAATGCCCTAAAGATTCTAAAGAAAGAAGGGATTCCAATTCGTAACGAAGAGGAATAA